A segment of the Candidatus Bathyarchaeota archaeon genome:
AGATTCTAAAGCCCAGCTCGGCAAGCGCCAACGCAATGGGCACCACGCGGGTTTTGCGTTCCACATCGCCGCCGACGCTGATAAGCACCGAGCCGCCTTTGGGGGGAATACTGAACTCGGCTGCCTGCAGCGCCTTGAAGAATGCGTCGCTGAAGTTCTCGCCCAAACATGCCACCTCGCCGGTGCTAAGCATCTCAACGCCCAAAACGGGGTCGGCGCCGCTGAGCCGCATGAAGCTAAACTGGGGCACCTTGACGCCCACATGAGGCGCCACCTGCATGGGAGAAAGCAGTTTGGATTGGTCGATTTTTTTGCCCAGCATCGCCAGCGTAGCGAGGTCTATCATGTTTATGCCGCGGGTCTTGCTGACAAAGGGCATACTGCGTGAGGCCCGAAGGTTGCATTCGATGACGTTGACGACGTCGTCTTTGACTAGGTACTGGATGTTGTAGGGCCCGTGGATTTTGAGGGCTTTAACGATTTTCTGGGTTGCCTCTTCGATGTCTTTCTGCACCTCGGGCTTTAGCGCCTGAGGCGGAATAGTCATGGTTGCGTCGCCGCTGTGTACGCCCGCGTTTTCAACGTGCTCCATGATGGCGCCGATGAGGACGTTGTCGCCGTCGGAGACGCCGTCGACTTCGACTTCTTTGGCGCGCGTGATGAATTTGCTGATTACCACGGGGTGGTCGCGGGAGACTTTGGCGGCTAAGTTAAGGAAGTTCTCTAGGGCAACCTCGTTGAAGGCAACCCGCATAGCGGAGCCCGACAGCACATAGCTGGGACGCACCAGCACGGGGTAGCCGATTTTGGTGGCGAACCGCTTGGCTTCCTCGATGGATTGCAGTTTGCTCCAGCTGGGCTGATGGATCCCAAGCTGATCGAGCAATGCGCTAAATTTACTTCGGTCCTCGGCGAGGTCCACGTCCTGCGCTGAAGTGCCCAGTATGTTGGCGCCTGCATCGCAGAGGGGCATGGAGAGGTTGTTGGGGATTTGTCCGCCGACGCTGGTTATAACGCCCAGCGGTTTTTCTTTATCGTAGATGTCAAGGATGCGTTCTGTGGTGAGTTCTTCGAAGTAGAGTTTGTCGGAGACATCGTAGTCTGTGCTGACGGTTTCGGGGTTGTAGTTAACCATGATGGCTTCTTGGATGCCGTTCTTTTTCAGCGCCCAAATCGTGTTGACGCCGCACCAGTCAAACTCTACGCTGCTGCCGATGCGGAAGACGCCGGCGCCTAAAACGATGACTTTGCTTTGGGTGCCGCTGAATTCTATGTCGTCTTGGTCTCCGCCGTAGGTGAGGTAGAGATAGTTGGTTTTAGCTGGCCACTCCGCCGCTAAAGTGTCAATCTGCTTAACCGCGGGGATGATGCCGGCTTTTTTGCGGTAGCTCCGGATAGCGGCCTCGGTGGTTTTCTGGCACACCGCAATTTGCTCATCGCTAAAGCCCAGTCGCTTGGCTTCACGGATAACTTCGGCTGCGTTGGCTTCGGCAAGGTTGAGGCTGCGAAGCTGGGTTTCCATGTTAAGGATGTTTTGTATTTTGTATAGGAAGAAGGGGTCAACGCCGCTTATGCGGTAAATCTCCATGACGGAGATGCCGAGTTTGAGGGCTTTGCCGATTTTGTAGAGACGCTCATCGGTTGGATGAGCCATTTCGTCGCGGAGGCGCTCTTCGGATTCGGGTTCGTTATCTTCGGGGTTGCAGACTAAACCGATTTTGCCCGTGTCGAGCATGCGTACGGCTTTCTGCAGTGCCTCCTCGAAGCATCTGCCAATCGCCATAACTTCGCCGACGCTGCGCATCTGTGGACCAACATGGCGGTCGGCGTTCTTGAATTTCTGCAGGTCCCAGCGGGGGATTTTTACGGTGATGTAGTCGAGTGCGGGCTCGAAGCATGCGGTGGTGACTTCGGTGACTTTGTTGATGAGTTCCGGCAGCGTATAGCCCAATGTAAGTTTGGTGGCGATGTAGGCAAGGGGGTAGCCTGTGACTTTGCTGGCAAGTGCGCTGCTGCGGCTCATGCGGCTGTTGACTTCGATGACGCGGCATTCCTCTGATTTGGGGTGCAGCGCCCACTGGATGTTGCATTCGCCGACTATTCCGAGGCAACGGATGGCGTTTATCGATATGCTGCGGATTTGGTGGTACTCGCGGTTAGTCATGGTCTGCGAGGGCGCGACCACAATTGAGTCGCCTGTGTGGATGCCCATGGGGTCAAAGTTTTCCATGTTGCAGACGGTGAGGCAGTTATCGGCGTAGTCACGCATAACCTCGTATTCGACTTCTTTCCAGTGTCCCACGTATTCCTCGACGAGAACTTGGCTGATGCGGCTCTGCGCGATGCCGATGGTGACGATTTCCTTGAGTTCCTTATCGTTATGTGCTACGCCTGCGCCTTTGCCGCCTAAAGTGTAGGCAACGCGGACCATAACGGGGAAACCGATTTCATCCGCGATTTCCTGTGCCTGTTTGACGCTGGTTGCGGCGCGGCTTTTAAGGTAGGGGACGCCTGCTTTCTGCATGGCTTGGCGGAAACGTTCACGGTCGCCTGTGTCCTCGATGGCCTGCACGGGGGTACCCAGAACTTTAACGTTGTATTTCTGCAGGATACCGCTTTTCTCCAGTTCCAAGCCGCAGTTAAGCGCGGTTTGGCCGCCGAAGCCCAGAAGGATACCGTCGGGGCGTTCTTTAGCGATAACTTTCTCCACGTACTCGGGCGTAACAGGCAACAGGTACACTTTGCCTGAGAGCCTCGGGTCAGTTTGGATGGTGGCTATGTTGGGGTTAATCAGGACGGTTTCGATGCCTTCCTCACGCAGCGCTTTTAGGCATTGGCTGCCGCTGTAATCGAATTCTGCGGCTTCGCCGATTTTGATGGCGCCGCTGCCCAGCACCATGACTTTTTTGATCCAGTCAAACTTGGGCATCTCTACGGGGCCTCCAGTGACTTAACGAATTTATCAAACAGCAACTCGGTGTCGTAGGGTCCAGGCGAAGCTTCAGGATGCCACTGAACCGCAAAGACAGGCTTGCTTCTGTGATGGACTCCCTCAGCGGTTTTATCATTAGGATTAACAAACCAGGGCATAAGCGGGGTGTTCTTGAGTGACTCCATGTTTATGGCGTAGCCGTGGTTCTGCGTTGTGATGTAGCATCGGCGACTCTCCAAATCCAGGGCAGGCTGGTTTTGGGCGCGGTGGCCGAATTTAAGTTTGTAGGTGTCTCCGCCCAGCGCCAAAGCCAGGATTTGTGCCCCCAAACAGATGCCCATCAGCGGGGTTTTCTCGCTGAGTTCACGGATGGCCTCGATGGTTCTGACGCATTTCTTGGGGTCGCCGGGTCCGTTGCTGAGAAAGACGCCGTTGGGGTTGTAAGCGAGGATGTCGGCGGCGGAGGTGTCGTAGGGGACACGCACAACGTTGATGCCGCGTTTAAGCAGGTTGCGGATGATGCTGAATTTGACGCCGCAGTCGATGAGCACCACGGTTTTTTGGCCCTCAACGCTGTATGTGACGGGTTTTTTAACGGAGACTTCCTTAACGAGGTCGGTTTGGTTGGGATCAGCGATGCTTTTGCCGTTTTTAAGCAGCGCGTCTAGGTCGGGTTCCTCGTTTTCGCCGAAGACCTGCAGGATGCCCAGCATGACGCCGTGGGTGCGGAGTTTCTTGGTGAGTTTGCGTGTGTCGAGCCCGTAGATGCCCGGGACGCCTTCGTCTGTTAGCCACTGGTCGAGTGTGCGGGTGGATGCCCAATGGAAGGGTTCATGGCAGAGCTCATGGATGATTAAGCCCTGCACTTGGATGTGGTCGCTTTCGAAGTAAAGCGGCAGTCCCAGATCCTGGGTGTTGTCTGGTACACCATAGTTGCCTACCATCGGGTAGGTGAATGTGAGAATCTGCCCCTTATAGGACGGGTCAGTTAAGGCTTCGGGGTAGCCGACCATCTGGGTTGAGAAAACAACTTCGCCAGAAATCTTGCCTGTTGCACCGAAACCTTTACCGATAAATGACGTTCCGTCTTCAAGAAGCAGAACAGCTTTTTTACTTTTTTTGAACGTGCTATCTTGTGAGGCCAAAGCCCTATTCAACCTATCAGTTTGAATTTTTAAGTTTTACGGTTTATTGAGAGTTGAAGGAGACAGCGTTTTGATGGCTGTTTTAAGCTTGATTTCGGCGTCGGAGAGGTTTCCGCGGAGTTTATCGATGGCTTGCTTGTTGCCTGCGGCGAGTCTGGCTCTTGCTTTGAGGGTTCTTTCAACTTCCGCCCGTGAAGGTCCCCCTTGGACTTTATATGTTTCGATTAGTTTACGCAGGTTCGTGCATGAAACTATGTCTTGGCTTTTAACTGCCAAGCGGATGTTTGCCGCTTCCAAAGCAACCTTTTCCAGCATTTGCGGCGTTGCATCAGTTAAAGTTTTCTTTTCATCCACCAACGCTTTGACGAGTGCACCCACGATTTTATGCGACGTGCGGAAAGCCACGCCGTAACTGCGCACCAGCATGTTAGCAAGCTCTGTTGCGCCCACAAACCCCGCTGCTGCTTTAGCTTCAACCTCGCCGGTTTTCACTTTTATGTTGGGAACCAGCGCTGCGAATATGTGCAGGGATGCCTGCAGGTTGTCGGTTGCAGCCCACAGTTTAGGCGTGACCTCCTGGAGGTCAAGGTTGTAGGTGGTGGGCAAGCTCTTGATGATTGCAGCTGCCGCAACAAAGTCGCCTATCACGTAGCTGGCGCGGGCGCGGATAACCTCGAGCACCTCAGGGTTTTTCTTCTGGGGCATGATGCTACTGGTCGAGGTGAATTCGTCAGGCAACTCAACAGTGCCAAACTCCGCAGAACTCCACACGATGAG
Coding sequences within it:
- the argH gene encoding argininosuccinate lyase → MLHGGRLGDVRSDVAKFCSSRKDDARLADAVLAINKAHVAMLTEEKIIEAADGAKILAALQKLDSQSLDPDAEDVHMAVEEAVLAETGAEVGGNLHIAKSRNDQVATAIRMTLRTQLLSIMTQVAEMQQALLDSAAEHAETIILEYTHLQAAQPVTYAHYLLMHHDALQRDLERLQNVYCHVNLSPLGACALATTSFPINRNATAALLGFEGLVENSLDAVGSRDFTLETQAALALLAVNLSRFAEDLIVWSSAEFGTVELPDEFTSTSSIMPQKKNPEVLEVIRARASYVIGDFVAAAAIIKSLPTTYNLDLQEVTPKLWAATDNLQASLHIFAALVPNIKVKTGEVEAKAAAGFVGATELANMLVRSYGVAFRTSHKIVGALVKALVDEKKTLTDATPQMLEKVALEAANIRLAVKSQDIVSCTNLRKLIETYKVQGGPSRAEVERTLKARARLAAGNKQAIDKLRGNLSDAEIKLKTAIKTLSPSTLNKP
- the carB gene encoding carbamoyl-phosphate synthase (glutamine-hydrolyzing) large subunit, with amino-acid sequence MPKFDWIKKVMVLGSGAIKIGEAAEFDYSGSQCLKALREEGIETVLINPNIATIQTDPRLSGKVYLLPVTPEYVEKVIAKERPDGILLGFGGQTALNCGLELEKSGILQKYNVKVLGTPVQAIEDTGDRERFRQAMQKAGVPYLKSRAATSVKQAQEIADEIGFPVMVRVAYTLGGKGAGVAHNDKELKEIVTIGIAQSRISQVLVEEYVGHWKEVEYEVMRDYADNCLTVCNMENFDPMGIHTGDSIVVAPSQTMTNREYHQIRSISINAIRCLGIVGECNIQWALHPKSEECRVIEVNSRMSRSSALASKVTGYPLAYIATKLTLGYTLPELINKVTEVTTACFEPALDYITVKIPRWDLQKFKNADRHVGPQMRSVGEVMAIGRCFEEALQKAVRMLDTGKIGLVCNPEDNEPESEERLRDEMAHPTDERLYKIGKALKLGISVMEIYRISGVDPFFLYKIQNILNMETQLRSLNLAEANAAEVIREAKRLGFSDEQIAVCQKTTEAAIRSYRKKAGIIPAVKQIDTLAAEWPAKTNYLYLTYGGDQDDIEFSGTQSKVIVLGAGVFRIGSSVEFDWCGVNTIWALKKNGIQEAIMVNYNPETVSTDYDVSDKLYFEELTTERILDIYDKEKPLGVITSVGGQIPNNLSMPLCDAGANILGTSAQDVDLAEDRSKFSALLDQLGIHQPSWSKLQSIEEAKRFATKIGYPVLVRPSYVLSGSAMRVAFNEVALENFLNLAAKVSRDHPVVISKFITRAKEVEVDGVSDGDNVLIGAIMEHVENAGVHSGDATMTIPPQALKPEVQKDIEEATQKIVKALKIHGPYNIQYLVKDDVVNVIECNLRASRSMPFVSKTRGINMIDLATLAMLGKKIDQSKLLSPMQVAPHVGVKVPQFSFMRLSGADPVLGVEMLSTGEVACLGENFSDAFFKALQAAEFSIPPKGGSVLISVGGDVERKTRVVPIALALAELGFRIYSTSNTAKVLIDNGVSTVVLHKVKDPDVTPNILDYLQERKIDLVINVPMANRRSNMTDIITDGYIIRRQAVEFNVPVITNLQLAEALVDVLKNKDKNGNSIRSLNEYMDDIPWKQW
- the carA gene encoding glutamine-hydrolyzing carbamoyl-phosphate synthase small subunit; this encodes MASQDSTFKKSKKAVLLLEDGTSFIGKGFGATGKISGEVVFSTQMVGYPEALTDPSYKGQILTFTYPMVGNYGVPDNTQDLGLPLYFESDHIQVQGLIIHELCHEPFHWASTRTLDQWLTDEGVPGIYGLDTRKLTKKLRTHGVMLGILQVFGENEEPDLDALLKNGKSIADPNQTDLVKEVSVKKPVTYSVEGQKTVVLIDCGVKFSIIRNLLKRGINVVRVPYDTSAADILAYNPNGVFLSNGPGDPKKCVRTIEAIRELSEKTPLMGICLGAQILALALGGDTYKLKFGHRAQNQPALDLESRRCYITTQNHGYAINMESLKNTPLMPWFVNPNDKTAEGVHHRSKPVFAVQWHPEASPGPYDTELLFDKFVKSLEAP